The Desulfovibrio aminophilus genome window below encodes:
- the hmcB gene encoding sulfate respiration complex iron-sulfur protein HmcB → MRRRKFLTLMGAAGAGLALGKTPAHAASNAHFEGYPDAKAVLFDATRCIGCRKCEEACNKVNKLPAPAKPFTDLTVLDTERRTSAKAHTVVNKYMPAGAAAPVFRKIQCNHCQEPACASACFVRAFKKNPDGSVTYDASVCVGCRYCIMACPFNVPTYEYDEPLTPRVMKCTMCHPQITAGELSVPGCVGACPKEALVYGRRKDILKIAHARIEANPGRYVDHVYGEREMGGTNWLTLSGAPFKEIGMREDLGVTSAPELTSGALAVVPMVAALWPALLGGIWAISKRNEKTADEERAAAVKAAVAGNQAENDAKLAKFKEQAEKDKAGSIEREVKKALEEAAAAAKEEEGA, encoded by the coding sequence ATGAGACGCAGAAAGTTCCTGACCCTGATGGGGGCGGCCGGGGCGGGCCTGGCCCTCGGAAAGACCCCGGCGCATGCCGCCTCCAATGCGCACTTCGAAGGCTATCCCGACGCCAAGGCCGTGCTCTTCGACGCCACCCGCTGCATCGGCTGCCGCAAGTGCGAGGAGGCCTGCAACAAGGTCAACAAGCTCCCGGCCCCGGCCAAGCCCTTCACCGACCTGACAGTGCTCGACACCGAGCGCCGCACCTCGGCCAAGGCCCACACCGTGGTCAACAAGTACATGCCCGCCGGAGCCGCGGCCCCGGTGTTCCGCAAGATCCAGTGCAACCACTGCCAGGAGCCGGCCTGCGCCTCGGCCTGCTTCGTGCGCGCCTTCAAGAAGAACCCCGACGGCTCGGTGACCTACGACGCCTCGGTCTGCGTGGGCTGCCGCTACTGCATCATGGCCTGCCCGTTCAACGTGCCGACCTACGAGTACGACGAGCCGCTGACCCCCCGGGTCATGAAGTGCACCATGTGCCACCCGCAGATCACGGCCGGCGAGCTGTCCGTGCCCGGCTGCGTGGGGGCCTGCCCCAAGGAGGCCCTGGTCTACGGCCGCCGCAAGGACATCCTGAAGATCGCCCACGCCCGCATCGAGGCCAACCCCGGCCGCTACGTGGACCACGTCTACGGCGAGCGCGAGATGGGCGGCACGAACTGGCTCACCCTCTCCGGCGCGCCCTTCAAGGAGATCGGCATGCGCGAGGATCTCGGCGTGACCAGCGCCCCGGAGCTGACCTCCGGCGCCCTGGCCGTGGTGCCCATGGTGGCGGCCCTCTGGCCCGCCCTGCTCGGCGGCATCTGGGCCATTTCCAAGCGCAACGAGAAGACGGCCGACGAGGAGCGCGCGGCCGCCGTGAAGGCCGCCGTCGCTGGCAACCAGGCCGAGAACGACGCCAAGCTCGCCAAGTTCAAGGAGCAGGCCGAGAAGGACAAGGCCGGCAGCATCGAGCGCGAGGTCAAGAAGGCGCTCGAGGAAGCGGCCGCCGCCGCCAAAGAGGAGGAGGGCGCGTAG
- a CDS encoding helix-turn-helix domain-containing protein yields the protein MTRACAMKQLNGKTYRCFFELALAVMGGKWKPIVLYHLGHAGVLRFGELKRDMPEVTDRMLTRQLRELEADGLIHREVYRQVPPKVEYSLTAQGLGLFPILCAMRDWGSDYEAWRGGAEVLSEGEAEPREARSLHPRYSGPAGA from the coding sequence ATGACCCGAGCCTGCGCCATGAAGCAGCTCAACGGCAAGACCTACCGCTGTTTCTTCGAGCTGGCCCTGGCGGTCATGGGCGGCAAGTGGAAGCCCATCGTGCTCTACCACCTGGGCCACGCCGGGGTGCTGCGCTTCGGCGAGCTGAAGCGCGACATGCCCGAGGTCACGGACCGCATGCTCACGCGCCAACTGCGCGAGCTGGAGGCCGACGGACTCATCCACCGCGAGGTCTACCGCCAGGTGCCGCCCAAGGTGGAGTATTCCCTCACCGCCCAGGGCCTGGGCCTGTTTCCGATCCTCTGCGCCATGCGCGACTGGGGCTCGGACTACGAGGCCTGGCGCGGCGGGGCCGAGGTGCTCAGCGAGGGCGAGGCCGAGCCCCGGGAGGCCCGTTCCCTGCATCCGCGCTACTCCGGCCCGGCCGGGGCCTGA
- a CDS encoding DUF362 domain-containing protein, whose amino-acid sequence MSQRTPRLTRRDFLKTGAVAAGTVAGSGLLAPLSTLAAAPDAVLAKGDPAAATRKAVEALGGMAAFVKPGQRVVIKPNMSFAAGPDSACNTHPAVIAELMRLCKEAGAARVLVLDNTLADPEGCLNLSGIRAACQGIEKDSVHNLKEERFFAKAAIPGAKVLAETLVMQDVLEADVIIAAPKAKSHGATGVTLALKGMMGLIFERESFHRIGLDKAIVDLASLLKPKTKLAVIDATTVMTSGGPYGPGPVVKLDTVLASADMVAADALAVTLTPWYGQKIAPSQVRHIRYAAERGLGRMDVDKLNVAGVTA is encoded by the coding sequence ATGTCGCAGCGCACCCCGCGCCTCACCCGGCGCGACTTCCTGAAGACCGGCGCGGTGGCCGCCGGAACCGTGGCGGGCTCCGGCCTGCTGGCTCCGCTCTCGACCCTGGCCGCCGCCCCGGACGCGGTCCTGGCCAAGGGCGACCCCGCCGCCGCCACCCGCAAGGCCGTGGAGGCCCTGGGCGGCATGGCCGCCTTCGTCAAGCCCGGCCAGCGCGTGGTCATCAAGCCGAACATGAGCTTCGCCGCCGGGCCGGATTCCGCCTGCAACACCCATCCCGCGGTCATCGCGGAGCTCATGCGCCTGTGCAAGGAGGCCGGGGCCGCGCGCGTGCTCGTCCTGGACAACACCCTGGCCGACCCCGAGGGCTGCCTGAACCTCTCCGGCATCCGCGCGGCCTGCCAGGGCATCGAAAAAGACTCCGTGCACAACCTCAAGGAGGAGCGGTTCTTCGCCAAGGCCGCCATCCCCGGGGCCAAGGTCCTGGCCGAAACCCTGGTCATGCAGGACGTGCTGGAGGCCGACGTGATCATCGCCGCGCCCAAGGCCAAGTCCCACGGGGCCACGGGCGTGACCCTGGCGCTCAAGGGCATGATGGGCCTCATCTTCGAACGCGAGAGCTTCCACCGCATCGGCCTGGACAAGGCCATCGTGGACCTGGCCTCCCTGCTCAAGCCCAAGACCAAACTGGCGGTCATCGACGCCACCACGGTGATGACCTCCGGCGGGCCCTACGGCCCCGGCCCGGTGGTCAAGCTGGACACGGTGCTGGCCTCGGCCGACATGGTCGCGGCCGACGCCCTGGCCGTGACCCTGACCCCCTGGTACGGGCAGAAGATCGCCCCCTCCCAGGTCCGGCACATCCGCTACGCCGCCGAGCGCGGCCTCGGACGCATGGACGTGGACAAGCTGAACGTGGCCGGCGTGACCGCGTAG
- the argJ gene encoding bifunctional glutamate N-acetyltransferase/amino-acid acetyltransferase ArgJ gives MIPVPKDFLFGAAAAGFKRPDRLDLGVILSARPAQAAGVFTTNKFQAAPVLVCKERLNASRTARALLANSGQANACTGEEGLRNCRLTQEMVAKALKIEPGEVLPASTGVIGAQLRVDKWKEAVPALKKSLGQVDAMGFARAVMTTDKFPKAAWSSVRVGGKEVRLLGMAKGAGMISPNMATMLGFVLCDADVEPDSWREMLRSCADRSFNRVTVDGDTSTNDCILALANGASGARVSGREANVALEAALLEVLQGLAYMIVQDAEGGTKVARISVTGAADAADAERAARAVGNSPLVKTALFGQDPNWGRIVAAVGRSGAEFEPEDMVLSLGGVVIFEKGRPASGDLDGVLAPIMRRQDIDIRVSLGAGPGEYSLLASDLTKEYVAINADYRT, from the coding sequence ATGATTCCGGTTCCCAAGGACTTTCTCTTCGGCGCGGCGGCGGCGGGCTTCAAGCGGCCCGACCGGCTCGACCTGGGCGTGATCCTGAGCGCCCGCCCGGCCCAGGCCGCCGGGGTCTTCACCACGAACAAGTTCCAGGCCGCGCCCGTGCTCGTCTGCAAGGAACGCCTGAACGCCTCGCGCACGGCCCGCGCCCTGCTGGCCAATTCCGGCCAGGCCAACGCCTGCACCGGCGAGGAGGGCCTGCGCAACTGCCGCCTGACCCAGGAGATGGTGGCCAAGGCGCTCAAGATCGAGCCCGGCGAGGTCCTGCCCGCGTCCACCGGCGTCATCGGCGCGCAGCTCAGGGTGGACAAGTGGAAGGAGGCCGTGCCCGCGCTCAAGAAGAGCCTGGGCCAGGTCGACGCCATGGGCTTCGCCCGGGCCGTGATGACCACGGACAAGTTTCCCAAGGCCGCCTGGAGTTCCGTGCGCGTGGGCGGCAAGGAGGTGCGCCTCCTGGGCATGGCCAAGGGCGCGGGCATGATCAGCCCGAACATGGCCACCATGCTCGGCTTCGTGCTCTGCGACGCGGACGTTGAGCCGGACTCCTGGCGGGAGATGCTCCGCTCCTGCGCCGACCGCTCCTTCAACCGCGTCACCGTGGACGGCGACACGAGCACCAACGACTGCATTCTGGCCCTGGCCAACGGCGCGTCCGGCGCGCGGGTCTCCGGCCGGGAGGCCAACGTCGCCCTGGAGGCCGCCCTGCTGGAGGTGCTCCAGGGGCTGGCCTACATGATCGTGCAGGACGCCGAGGGCGGCACCAAGGTGGCCCGGATCAGCGTCACCGGCGCGGCCGACGCCGCCGACGCCGAGCGCGCGGCCCGGGCCGTGGGCAACTCGCCCCTGGTCAAGACCGCGCTCTTCGGCCAGGACCCCAACTGGGGCCGCATCGTGGCCGCCGTGGGCCGCTCCGGGGCCGAGTTCGAGCCCGAGGACATGGTGCTCAGCCTGGGCGGGGTGGTGATCTTCGAGAAGGGCCGTCCGGCCTCCGGCGACCTGGACGGCGTGCTGGCCCCGATCATGCGCAGGCAGGACATCGACATCCGCGTGTCCCTGGGCGCGGGGCCCGGTGAATACTCCCTGCTGGCCTCGGACCTGACCAAGGAATACGTGGCCATCAACGCGGACTACAGGACCTGA
- a CDS encoding HD family hydrolase, with amino-acid sequence MSDEQGRGKLKRIADFLFEAGMLRKTPRTGYQFLGTGQENVAEHSFRTAVICYVLARMAGADPGRAALLGLFHDLHEARIGDFNYVNRMYNTSERSAALKDATAGTGLTEELLALWAELEATETPEARLAQDADQIDLILNLKEQSDLGNRYADKWMDSAVQRLRTEEGRELARVIRETDHTDWWYLGPDPSWWANKNGGRKIKG; translated from the coding sequence ATGAGTGATGAACAGGGACGCGGCAAGCTCAAGCGCATCGCGGACTTCCTCTTCGAGGCCGGGATGCTGCGCAAGACCCCGCGCACGGGCTACCAATTCCTGGGCACGGGCCAGGAGAACGTGGCCGAGCACTCCTTCCGCACGGCCGTGATCTGCTACGTGCTGGCGCGCATGGCCGGGGCCGACCCCGGCCGGGCCGCGCTCCTCGGGTTGTTCCACGACCTGCACGAGGCCCGCATCGGGGATTTCAACTACGTGAACCGGATGTACAACACCTCCGAGCGCAGCGCGGCCCTCAAGGACGCCACGGCCGGCACGGGCCTCACCGAGGAGCTGCTGGCCCTCTGGGCCGAGCTGGAGGCCACCGAGACGCCCGAGGCCCGGCTGGCCCAGGACGCGGACCAGATCGACCTGATCCTGAACCTCAAGGAGCAGTCCGACCTGGGCAACAGGTACGCCGACAAGTGGATGGACTCGGCCGTGCAGCGCCTGCGCACCGAGGAGGGCCGGGAACTGGCCCGCGTCATCCGCGAGACCGACCACACGGACTGGTGGTACCTGGGCCCGGACCCCTCCTGGTGGGCGAACAAGAACGGCGGCCGCAAGATAAAAGGCTAG
- the hmcD gene encoding sulfate respiration complex protein HmcD, translating to MEFFTYHDFMLNAKNAVYILMGVIVLGFVGLWRFLLARDADHEQSGHDGHH from the coding sequence ATGGAGTTCTTTACCTATCACGACTTCATGCTGAACGCCAAAAACGCGGTCTACATCCTCATGGGCGTCATCGTGCTCGGCTTCGTCGGCCTCTGGCGCTTCCTCCTGGCCCGCGACGCGGACCACGAACAGAGCGGCCACGACGGGCACCACTAA
- the hmcE gene encoding sulfate respiration complex protein HmcE, producing the protein MYEFITGPLLWVVFAVFLGGLAYRVVWYVKGLSQPLDRVAYSSFPADGAKGAARSILYWLLPFGTHSWRTKPGFTLAFFGFHIGAVLVPLFLAGHAVLLQQRFGIAWPSLPQGLADVLTALALVSIVGIAMRRFSLPEVRIVTTWYDWLLLLIAAAPLCTGFVAVMHWGDYQFWLLAHILTAELLLVAIPFTKLYHVVGFFLSRAQIGMDFAIKRGGRKGRNMPW; encoded by the coding sequence ATGTACGAGTTCATCACCGGACCCCTCCTCTGGGTCGTGTTCGCCGTGTTCCTGGGCGGCCTGGCCTACCGCGTCGTGTGGTACGTCAAGGGCCTGAGCCAGCCCCTCGACCGCGTGGCCTACTCCTCCTTCCCCGCCGACGGGGCCAAGGGCGCGGCCCGCTCGATCCTCTACTGGCTGCTGCCCTTCGGCACGCACAGCTGGCGCACCAAGCCGGGCTTCACCCTGGCCTTCTTCGGCTTCCACATCGGCGCGGTGCTCGTGCCGCTGTTCCTGGCCGGACACGCCGTGCTGCTCCAGCAGCGCTTCGGCATCGCCTGGCCCTCCCTGCCCCAGGGACTGGCCGACGTGCTCACCGCCCTGGCCCTGGTCTCCATCGTGGGCATCGCCATGCGCCGCTTCAGCCTGCCCGAGGTGCGCATCGTGACCACCTGGTACGACTGGCTGCTCCTGCTCATCGCCGCCGCGCCGCTGTGCACCGGCTTCGTGGCGGTCATGCACTGGGGCGACTACCAGTTCTGGCTCCTGGCCCACATCCTCACGGCCGAGCTCCTGCTGGTGGCCATCCCCTTCACCAAGCTCTACCACGTCGTCGGCTTCTTCCTGAGCCGCGCCCAGATCGGCATGGACTTCGCGATCAAGCGCGGCGGCCGCAAGGGCCGGAACATGCCCTGGTAA
- a CDS encoding flavodoxin family protein, translated as MKAVAINGSPRKNGNTRLLLETVLAPLAEKGWETEIVQLGGKTIQGCRACFKCWEKQDKRCVFGDKDVFNEVFGKALSADALILGSPTYFADVSAEMKAFIDRAGFVSMANGCILAGKVGAAVVAVRRGGATHVFDTMNHLFFISQMVVPGSTYWNMGYGLEPGKVAGDEEALRNMRHLGRAIDWLGSAMGNSAAPYPVFAGGEG; from the coding sequence ATGAAGGCAGTGGCCATCAACGGAAGTCCCCGCAAGAACGGAAACACCCGCCTGCTCCTGGAGACCGTGCTGGCGCCCCTGGCCGAAAAGGGCTGGGAAACGGAGATCGTGCAGCTGGGCGGCAAGACCATCCAGGGCTGCCGCGCCTGCTTCAAGTGCTGGGAGAAGCAGGACAAGCGCTGCGTCTTCGGGGACAAGGACGTGTTCAACGAGGTCTTCGGAAAGGCCCTCTCGGCCGACGCCCTGATCCTGGGCTCGCCCACCTACTTCGCGGACGTCTCGGCCGAAATGAAGGCCTTCATCGACCGCGCGGGCTTCGTATCCATGGCCAACGGCTGCATCCTGGCGGGCAAGGTCGGCGCGGCCGTGGTGGCCGTGCGCCGGGGCGGGGCCACGCACGTCTTCGACACCATGAACCACCTGTTCTTCATCTCGCAGATGGTCGTGCCGGGCTCGACCTATTGGAACATGGGCTACGGCCTGGAGCCGGGCAAGGTGGCCGGAGACGAGGAGGCCCTGCGCAACATGCGTCACCTGGGCCGGGCCATCGACTGGCTCGGCTCGGCCATGGGGAACAGCGCCGCGCCCTACCCCGTATTCGCCGGGGGCGAGGGCTGA
- the hmcA gene encoding sulfate respiration complex hexadecaheme cytochrome HmcA produces MKARPLLRWAGVLCVFAAVSVYCIEASGSGDPKAPAAEQADIVLIDDMTAYGKLELPPVVFAHDKHTEALKKAGKDCAACHKQENGKLVLKFMRVADGDAQAMKSVYHDNCIGCHAQTAAKGQKAGPQDGQCRSCHNPKAAAGKQLDMGFTNVLHYRHAESKDIASPSGDKDNCGRCHHEYDKAAKKTVWAKGKEGTCRYCHLDKPVKDAALGVEVESFRQAAHNDCVTCHLGMEQKKQATGPVLCAGCHGATGQKSIRANDKKVLDKIGGELPRMKRGQPDAAVIAVNVDKAQAASGARIYAMRPAPFDHKAHEQATDTCRACHHKSMDSCTKCHTVQGTKDSNFVTLETAMHGLASTRSCVGCHQTRQADPKCAGCHTSADRGKKASNESCRKCHAEPVQGLPALDPAALSGMKAADEKPLAEPYLAARRMEAQVFATEDIPEKVTIKVLADEYEPSELPHRKIVMTLLKNMKDDKLAGYFHGDMGTVCQGCHHNSPVSKTPPSCASCHAKPFSPNEPGRPGLKAAYHGQCMGCHTAMKLEKPVATDCANGCHKPRKK; encoded by the coding sequence ATGAAGGCAAGACCACTGCTGAGATGGGCTGGTGTCCTGTGCGTGTTCGCCGCCGTGTCGGTGTACTGCATCGAGGCCAGCGGCTCCGGCGATCCCAAGGCCCCGGCCGCCGAACAGGCGGACATCGTCCTGATCGACGACATGACGGCCTACGGCAAGCTTGAGCTGCCGCCCGTCGTGTTCGCCCACGACAAGCACACCGAGGCCCTGAAGAAGGCGGGCAAGGACTGCGCGGCCTGCCACAAGCAGGAGAACGGCAAGCTCGTCCTCAAGTTCATGCGCGTGGCCGACGGCGACGCCCAGGCCATGAAGTCGGTCTACCACGACAACTGCATCGGTTGTCACGCCCAGACCGCGGCCAAGGGCCAGAAGGCCGGACCCCAGGACGGCCAGTGCCGCTCCTGCCACAATCCCAAGGCCGCGGCGGGCAAGCAGCTGGACATGGGCTTCACCAACGTCCTGCACTACCGCCACGCCGAGTCCAAGGACATCGCCTCGCCCTCCGGTGACAAGGACAACTGCGGCCGCTGCCACCACGAATACGACAAGGCCGCCAAGAAGACCGTCTGGGCCAAGGGCAAGGAAGGCACCTGCCGCTACTGCCACCTGGACAAGCCGGTCAAGGACGCCGCCCTGGGCGTGGAGGTCGAGAGCTTCCGCCAGGCCGCGCACAACGACTGCGTGACCTGCCACCTGGGCATGGAGCAGAAGAAGCAGGCCACCGGCCCGGTGCTCTGCGCGGGCTGCCACGGCGCAACGGGCCAGAAGTCCATCCGCGCCAACGACAAGAAGGTCCTGGACAAGATCGGCGGCGAGCTGCCCCGCATGAAGCGCGGTCAGCCCGACGCCGCCGTGATCGCGGTGAACGTGGACAAGGCCCAGGCCGCCTCCGGCGCGAGGATCTACGCCATGCGCCCGGCGCCCTTCGACCACAAGGCCCACGAGCAGGCCACCGACACCTGCCGCGCCTGCCACCACAAGTCCATGGACTCCTGCACCAAGTGCCACACGGTCCAGGGCACCAAGGACAGCAACTTCGTGACCCTGGAGACGGCCATGCACGGCCTGGCCTCGACCCGCTCCTGCGTGGGTTGCCACCAGACCAGGCAGGCCGATCCCAAGTGCGCGGGCTGTCACACCTCCGCCGACCGGGGCAAGAAGGCCTCTAACGAGAGCTGCCGCAAGTGCCACGCCGAGCCCGTCCAGGGCCTGCCCGCCCTGGATCCCGCGGCCCTGTCCGGCATGAAGGCCGCCGACGAGAAGCCGCTGGCCGAGCCCTATCTGGCCGCCCGCAGGATGGAGGCCCAGGTCTTCGCCACGGAGGACATCCCGGAGAAGGTCACGATCAAGGTCCTGGCCGACGAGTACGAGCCGAGCGAACTGCCGCACCGCAAGATCGTCATGACGCTGCTCAAGAACATGAAGGACGACAAGCTCGCGGGCTACTTCCACGGCGACATGGGCACGGTCTGTCAGGGCTGCCACCACAACAGCCCGGTCTCCAAGACCCCGCCCAGCTGCGCCAGCTGCCATGCCAAGCCGTTCTCCCCGAACGAGCCCGGCCGTCCCGGCCTGAAGGCCGCCTACCACGGCCAGTGCATGGGCTGCCACACGGCGATGAAGCTGGAGAAGCCGGTGGCCACCGACTGCGCCAACGGCTGCCACAAGCCCCGGAAAAAGTAG
- a CDS encoding 4Fe-4S dicluster domain-containing protein — protein MKRPRLQRILQTLSLGTFLGFLGFLSFRAAQGITPDVFLWLDPLGAAGAMLAARAVIPALLAGLAIIATGLFVGRFFCGHICPMGATLDLAQGALHIKRKKGAEPGPGARRIKYGLLAACLGSSALGVSLLYWLAPMPLATRFWGLVVLPVVRLGLDSGLGALRPLARALDWRALSFAVVPVPRFATMLFVALLFAGLFALARSAPRFWCRCLCPAGALLALFSGRPAWRRSVSPDCTGCGACIRTCPMGAIPEDPGATRFRECIACLRCVRVCPENAVDFRLLPRSAGAESFLPARREFLAAGLSGAGMAALALTGLDSPALKEGVAGTIVDPDRVRPPGALPEGDFLARCLRCGECMAACPTNTLQPAWLQAGVWGMFSPVAEARRGACDPDCAECGRVCPTGAVRPLPLSEKMWAKMGTAHVLRQKCLAWEWGKPCLVCKEVCPYGAIEMRRVDSSPVTVPFVLGNRCTGCGACESRCPVQAASAIQVEPMGALRLAEGSFEKAGRGMGLDIRRAVQTIRPTHGPAEGASPFDPAPGAPAGAAAPFDAAPQGPAPASFDPAPEAPSQSSPFDPPSK, from the coding sequence ATGAAACGGCCGCGCTTGCAGCGAATCCTCCAGACCCTGAGCCTGGGAACCTTTCTGGGGTTCCTGGGCTTTCTCTCCTTCCGCGCGGCCCAGGGCATCACGCCGGACGTCTTCCTCTGGCTCGATCCCCTGGGCGCCGCGGGGGCCATGCTGGCCGCGCGGGCGGTCATCCCGGCCCTGCTGGCGGGCCTGGCGATCATCGCCACGGGCCTGTTCGTGGGCCGGTTCTTCTGCGGCCACATCTGCCCCATGGGCGCGACCCTGGACCTGGCCCAGGGCGCGCTCCATATCAAGAGGAAGAAAGGGGCCGAGCCCGGGCCCGGCGCGCGGCGGATCAAGTACGGCCTGCTGGCCGCCTGCCTGGGCTCCTCCGCGCTGGGCGTGTCGCTGCTCTACTGGCTCGCGCCCATGCCCCTGGCCACGCGCTTCTGGGGCCTCGTGGTCCTGCCCGTGGTCCGGCTGGGCCTGGACTCCGGCCTGGGAGCCCTGCGGCCCCTGGCCCGGGCCCTGGACTGGCGGGCCCTGAGCTTCGCCGTGGTCCCGGTGCCGCGCTTCGCGACCATGCTCTTCGTGGCCCTGCTCTTCGCGGGCCTGTTCGCCCTGGCCCGCTCGGCCCCGCGCTTCTGGTGCCGCTGCCTCTGCCCGGCCGGGGCCCTGCTGGCCCTGTTCTCCGGCCGTCCGGCCTGGCGGCGCTCCGTGTCCCCGGACTGCACGGGCTGCGGGGCCTGCATCCGGACCTGCCCCATGGGGGCCATCCCCGAGGACCCCGGCGCGACCCGCTTCCGCGAATGCATCGCCTGCCTGCGCTGCGTGCGGGTCTGCCCCGAGAACGCGGTGGACTTCCGGCTCCTGCCCCGCTCCGCCGGGGCGGAATCCTTCCTGCCCGCGCGGCGCGAGTTCCTGGCCGCGGGCCTGTCCGGCGCGGGCATGGCGGCCCTGGCCCTCACCGGCCTGGACTCCCCGGCCCTCAAGGAGGGCGTCGCCGGGACCATCGTGGATCCCGACCGGGTGAGGCCGCCCGGGGCCCTGCCCGAGGGGGATTTCCTGGCCCGCTGCCTGCGCTGCGGCGAGTGCATGGCCGCCTGCCCCACGAACACGCTCCAGCCCGCCTGGCTCCAGGCCGGAGTCTGGGGCATGTTCAGCCCGGTGGCCGAGGCCCGGCGCGGGGCCTGCGACCCGGACTGCGCCGAGTGCGGCCGGGTCTGCCCCACGGGCGCGGTGCGGCCCCTGCCGCTTTCCGAGAAGATGTGGGCCAAGATGGGCACGGCCCATGTCCTGCGCCAGAAGTGCCTGGCCTGGGAATGGGGCAAGCCCTGCCTGGTGTGCAAGGAAGTCTGCCCCTACGGGGCCATCGAGATGCGCCGGGTGGACTCCTCGCCCGTGACCGTGCCCTTCGTGCTCGGCAACCGCTGCACTGGCTGCGGGGCCTGCGAGAGCCGCTGCCCGGTGCAGGCCGCCTCCGCCATCCAGGTGGAGCCCATGGGGGCCCTGCGCCTGGCCGAGGGCTCGTTCGAGAAGGCCGGCCGGGGCATGGGCCTGGACATCCGACGGGCCGTGCAGACGATCCGGCCGACCCACGGCCCGGCCGAGGGGGCCTCGCCCTTCGACCCCGCTCCGGGAGCCCCCGCCGGAGCCGCCGCCCCCTTCGACGCCGCGCCCCAGGGCCCGGCCCCCGCGTCCTTTGATCCGGCCCCCGAGGCCCCGTCCCAGTCCTCGCCCTTCGATCCGCCAAGCAAGTAG
- the hmcC gene encoding sulfate respiration complex protein HmcC has product MTAETKKSLFTPFNIFAGIVVAVGLVLTVLRFTKGMGAITNLDDNNPWGIWIGFDLLCGVALAAGGFTTSAAAYIFGIKKYHSAVRPAILTAFLGYALVVFALHYDVGRPWRLVYPIFLQPGTTSLLYEVGLCVFLYLSVLAIEYSVAALEWLGLKKLRGLVHKLTLLLTIFGVVLSTLHQSSLGALYLIAPSKLHPLWYSTYLPIQFFVSAIAVGLSMVIFEGTLSHKAFHHKMDATYLAQHDGVVLGFARAASVVLAAYLGIKLIALGADDNWKYLLTGWGAWYLFEVLGFVVLPCLLYAIGSRERNLKLIQWTSGLTVLGIVLNRFNVSLVAFNWQLPSAQRYFPSWGEIGVSLFVVVVGILAFRFIVTRMPIFYEHPDFKDAH; this is encoded by the coding sequence ATGACCGCCGAAACCAAGAAATCGCTGTTCACCCCGTTCAACATCTTCGCGGGGATCGTGGTGGCCGTCGGCCTGGTGCTCACCGTGCTGCGCTTCACCAAGGGCATGGGCGCGATCACCAACCTGGACGACAACAACCCGTGGGGCATCTGGATCGGCTTCGACCTGCTCTGCGGAGTGGCCCTGGCCGCCGGAGGCTTCACCACCTCGGCCGCGGCCTACATCTTCGGCATCAAGAAATACCACTCGGCGGTGCGCCCGGCCATCCTCACGGCCTTCCTGGGCTACGCCCTGGTGGTCTTCGCCCTGCACTACGACGTGGGCCGTCCCTGGCGGCTGGTCTACCCCATCTTCCTCCAGCCCGGCACCACCTCCCTGCTCTATGAAGTGGGCCTGTGCGTGTTCCTCTACCTGAGCGTCCTGGCCATCGAGTACTCGGTGGCGGCGCTGGAATGGCTGGGGCTCAAGAAATTGCGCGGCCTGGTGCACAAGCTCACGCTGCTCCTGACCATCTTCGGCGTGGTGCTCTCCACCCTGCACCAGTCCTCGCTGGGCGCGCTCTACCTCATCGCGCCCTCCAAGCTGCACCCGCTCTGGTACTCGACCTACCTGCCGATCCAGTTCTTCGTCTCGGCCATCGCCGTGGGCCTGTCCATGGTCATCTTCGAGGGCACGCTCTCGCACAAGGCCTTCCACCACAAGATGGACGCGACCTACCTGGCCCAGCACGACGGCGTGGTCCTGGGCTTCGCCCGGGCCGCCTCGGTGGTCCTGGCCGCCTACCTGGGCATCAAGCTCATCGCCCTGGGCGCGGACGACAACTGGAAGTACCTGCTCACGGGCTGGGGCGCCTGGTACCTCTTCGAGGTCCTGGGCTTCGTGGTCCTGCCCTGCCTGCTCTACGCCATCGGCTCGCGCGAGCGGAACCTGAAGCTCATCCAGTGGACTTCCGGCCTCACGGTGCTGGGCATCGTGCTGAACCGCTTCAACGTCTCCCTGGTGGCCTTCAACTGGCAGCTGCCCTCGGCCCAGCGCTACTTCCCCAGCTGGGGCGAGATCGGCGTGTCGCTGTTCGTGGTGGTGGTCGGCATCCTGGCCTTCCGCTTCATCGTCACCCGGATGCCCATCTTCTACGAGCATCCCGACTTCAAGGACGCCCACTAA